The region TTCAACGAACCCACATGTCTCTCCTCGCCGTCTCCGTGTCGGCTCCCCTCGGCGACGTTCTCCAACTCGACGGCATCGGCGCGAGACCCCTCACGAACCCCGTCGTGCGCCTCGTCCTCGCGGCGCTTTTGGGGTTGTTCCTCGGACTCGAACGCGAGTGGTCGGAGAAGACGGCCGGGATTCGGACGTTCTCGCTGACGAGTCTCGTCGCCGCCGTCTTCACCCTCGTCGCGGTGGAGTACCCCTTCGGCGGCGTCCTCCTCGGCGTCGGGGGCGTCCTCGTCATCGTGCAGGGCATCCTCCTCGCCGTGCAGGGACTCAGACGGGAGGGCAAGGACTCCCTCTCGCTTACGACGGCCGTCTCGCTCATGGCGGCGTACGGCGTCGGCGCTCTCGTCGCCTCGGGGGAGGTGCTCGCGGGCGTGACCGTCGCCGTCGTCTCGTCGATGCTTCTGGTGTTGAAGCGAGAACTCCACAGTCTCGCCGGGCGTCTCGACCGGCAGGAACTCCGCTCGACGACGGAGTTCGCCATCCTCGCGTTCGTCGCGTACCCGTTGCTTCCGGCGGGGTCGGTCACCGTTCTCGGCGTCGATTTCGAACCCCGCGTCGCGTGGTTGATGGTCGTCACCGTCGCCGGCATCGGCATCGTCAACTACGCCGTCGTCCAGCAGTACGGGGGCCGCGGCGTCGCCGTCACCGGCTTCTTCGGCGGACTCGCCTCCTCGTCGGCCGTCGTCGGGACGATGCTCGACCACGTCAAACAGCAACCCGACGCCCGGATGTACGGCGTCGCCGCCGTCCTCCTCGCGGACGCCGCGATGGCGCTTCGCAACCTCGCTATCGCGCTGGCGTTCACGTTCCCCGACCAGACGCTCGTCGGCGTCGTCGTCCCCCTCGGCGCTCTCGTCGTCGGGAGCGTCGCCGCCGCGTGGTACGTCACGGACTGGCGGGAGAAAGTCGATATCCCGCTGGAGAGCCCCTTCTCGCTCAGGAACGCCCTCGCGTTCGGGCTGGTGTTTCTGTTCATCCTCGTCGTGGGGACGGCCGCACAGAGCGAGTTCGGCACGTACGGCCTGTACGTCAGCGCCCTCCTCTCGGGGTTCGTCTCCTCGGCGGGCGCGACGACGACGGCGGTGCTTCTCTACCGGGGCGGAACCATCGGCACCGCCCCGGCGGTGGTGTCCATCCTGCTGGCGACGGCGGCCAGCGTCGGCGTGAAGGTGTTTCTCGCCGCGACCGGTCCCAGAGAGTTCGCCCGGAGCGTGACGGGGTGGTCGGCCGGACTCCTCGCGGGGGCGGGTGCACTCACCGGACTCGTCGTCTGGGCGGGCGTGGTGTAGCGACGAACGCCCGACAGTTCGGGGAACGAACCGTTTAACCCGGGAGTAGACGTACGCCGGGCCATGGACCGAGATACGGCCGTTCCGCGGGTCGAGTCCCTCCCCGGCGAACGCGCGCGCGAGTGGGTCGATTACCACCACGAGACGGCGGCCCCGAGCACCTACGTCTACGACTTCGTCTGGGATATCACCGCCGAGGCGGAGGGTCCCTTCTGCACCGACGCCGACGGGAACGTCCTCCTCGATTTCACCAGCCACGTCGCCGCCGCCCCCCTCGGGTACAACAACCCGAAGATAATGGACCGGATGCGGGAGTTCGACCTGGTGGACCCGCTGAAAATCGCCGGACAGGACTTCTACGTCTCCGGCGGCGACGACCCCGGGGAGGAGGAACTCCCCGGCCCGGCCGGTCTGATGCAGCGACTGGTCGACATCACCGACCACTACGACATGGACACCGTCTTCCTCTCGAACTCCGGCGCGGAGGCGGTGGAGAACGCCATCAAGATATCCTACGACCACTCCGGCGGCGCGAAGTACGGCATCACGTTCGAGGGGGCGTTCCACGGCCGCACCCTCGGCGCGCTTTCGCTCAACCGCTCGAAGCCGGTGTACCGCCGGAAGTTCCCGGAGATATCGGGCATCATCGACCTGCCGTTCTGCGACGACCGGACCTGCTCTGCGGAGACGTGTTCCTGCGGCTTCTTCGCCGACGGCACCTCCCGCCTCCGGAAGAAACTGAACCCCGAGACGGGCCACGTGGACCCCGCGGACGTGGCGTACATAATCTTGGAGCCGATTCAGGGCGAAGGGGGCTACAGAATCCCCTCGGAGGCGTTCATGGACGAACTCGCCGCCGTCGTCGAGGAGTACGACATCACGCTCGTCGCCGACGAGATTCAGTCGGGCGTCGGCCGGACGGGGGAGATGTGGGGGTCGGACCACTTCGCCATCGAACCGGACGTCATCACCTCCGCGAAGGCGCTTCGCGTCGGCGCGACCGTCTCCCGCGAGGAGGTGTTCCCCGAACAGAAGTCCCGCCTCTCCTCGACGTGGGGGGCCGGCGACATCATCTCCTCGCTACAGGGTGCGCTCACCATCGACGCCATCCGCGAGTACGATCTGATGGAGAACGCCGTCGTCCGGGGCCGCCAGTTCAAAGAGACGGTCGAAGACGCCGCCCTCGAACCCGTCGAGGACGTGCGCGGGAAGGGACTCATGCTCGGCGTCGAGTTCGACACCAAAGAGCGCAGAGACGCCGTCCAAGAGGCGTGCCTCCAGAACGGACTTCTCACCCTCTCCTGCGGCTACAAGGTGCTCCGAATCCTCCCGCCCCTCGACGTGACCGAACGGGAGATAGAACTCGGCGCGACCCTGCTTCTCGACTCCATCGAGGAGTGCGCCTGAGCGCCGAACCGAACGCTCGAATCCGAACCCGACGACCGGTGCGGCACGGTGGAGACGATGCGAAAAACCGCGAGTACCCCGGCGTACGTCCGATTCCCGACGATCGTCTGACGTTTTTTACTGTCATCTCTCCCGTACACTTATGCGGCTCACCCGCCTGTGTCAGTTGTAACCATGGGTTTTCGTGACGGTGGTGGAGACGGCGGCGGTTCGGGCGGGAAGGAAGCGGCGTTGACGCTGGACGCCGTGTTGGAGACGCTCGGCCACCGGCACAGACGCACCCTGTTACGTCTCTTTCGGGACCGATCGACGCGCGCCGTCGACTCCGACGAAGCCGTCGAGTACCTGCTGGAACGGGAGCGACGGCGGCCCGGCGAGACGCCGAGTCGCGACCACCTCCAGATTACGCTGCTCCACGCCCACCTGCCGAAGCTTGAAGAGGCGGGACTCGTCGCCTTCGACGCCGACGCCGGCGAGTTCCGCTACCGCCCGAGCGAGCGAATCGAAAACTGGCTCCGGTTCATCGAAGCAGAGCACGGGTTCGGGGAGTAAGCGAGAGGTTTCGCTCCGGCACCGTCTCCGCGATATCGCGAAACTACGTCCCGCGGACCGCCGAGAACCGGTCGGCGACGCCGCCGAGTTCGCGCATCTCCCCCTCGCCGACGAGGAAGGAGACGGACGCC is a window of Halopelagius longus DNA encoding:
- a CDS encoding MgtC/SapB family protein translates to MSLLAVSVSAPLGDVLQLDGIGARPLTNPVVRLVLAALLGLFLGLEREWSEKTAGIRTFSLTSLVAAVFTLVAVEYPFGGVLLGVGGVLVIVQGILLAVQGLRREGKDSLSLTTAVSLMAAYGVGALVASGEVLAGVTVAVVSSMLLVLKRELHSLAGRLDRQELRSTTEFAILAFVAYPLLPAGSVTVLGVDFEPRVAWLMVVTVAGIGIVNYAVVQQYGGRGVAVTGFFGGLASSSAVVGTMLDHVKQQPDARMYGVAAVLLADAAMALRNLAIALAFTFPDQTLVGVVVPLGALVVGSVAAAWYVTDWREKVDIPLESPFSLRNALAFGLVFLFILVVGTAAQSEFGTYGLYVSALLSGFVSSAGATTTAVLLYRGGTIGTAPAVVSILLATAASVGVKVFLAATGPREFARSVTGWSAGLLAGAGALTGLVVWAGVV
- a CDS encoding aminotransferase class III-fold pyridoxal phosphate-dependent enzyme, which translates into the protein MDRDTAVPRVESLPGERAREWVDYHHETAAPSTYVYDFVWDITAEAEGPFCTDADGNVLLDFTSHVAAAPLGYNNPKIMDRMREFDLVDPLKIAGQDFYVSGGDDPGEEELPGPAGLMQRLVDITDHYDMDTVFLSNSGAEAVENAIKISYDHSGGAKYGITFEGAFHGRTLGALSLNRSKPVYRRKFPEISGIIDLPFCDDRTCSAETCSCGFFADGTSRLRKKLNPETGHVDPADVAYIILEPIQGEGGYRIPSEAFMDELAAVVEEYDITLVADEIQSGVGRTGEMWGSDHFAIEPDVITSAKALRVGATVSREEVFPEQKSRLSSTWGAGDIISSLQGALTIDAIREYDLMENAVVRGRQFKETVEDAALEPVEDVRGKGLMLGVEFDTKERRDAVQEACLQNGLLTLSCGYKVLRILPPLDVTEREIELGATLLLDSIEECA
- a CDS encoding DUF7344 domain-containing protein produces the protein MGFRDGGGDGGGSGGKEAALTLDAVLETLGHRHRRTLLRLFRDRSTRAVDSDEAVEYLLERERRRPGETPSRDHLQITLLHAHLPKLEEAGLVAFDADAGEFRYRPSERIENWLRFIEAEHGFGE